The DNA sequence GGTCGTTCTCCTCACCACCAGCGCGCCCGCTTGTGCAGCGCAGCGACGCTGGCGCCAGTGACACGTCACCGCGCTGAGCGGCGATGCAGTTGCCTTCGCTCATCGGCCCGCCGACGGACACGTCCGCCCGCCCGCTCGCCGTGATGCGGTTGTCGGCGACGCGATTCCCTTTCGCAGGCCAGAAGTTCGCGTCGGCCAACGGCGCGACGATGACACCGTGACCCGCGTGGTGAAAGATGATGTTGTCCTCGACCACGTTCTCGCGCCCGCCGCCGAGCACGATTCCGTTGCCCCAGGCGAGCGGCGAGAGGCCCTTGCCCGGTCCGCTGCGGCTCGAGTTGTCGTGAATGAGGTTGCGGCGGATGGTCGTCGCGCGCTGCGGCGGATACAACTCGGTGTCGAGGGTGTTCGGCACGAGTCCACCGCGGTTGTTGCGCCAGATCGAGTTCACGATGTACAGCTCGTCGCCTGCGTTGGTGCCCGAGTAACCCACGGCGTTGTGCTCGCTGATGACGCGGCGCACCAGCGCGCGGCAGGGAAAGCACTGGCCGATGTAGAACCCGGCGTCGGGCGATCCGCTGGCGTAGGAGTCCTCGAACAATCCGTCCTTCGAATCGAAGGCGTAGATGCCGTAGTCACCGTTGTTGTAGGCGGTGAGGAAGCGGCCGCGGTAGCCCGTGACGCCCGTCCAGAAGAACCCATTGAGCGTCGCGTTGCGCGCGGTGAGGTTCTCGAGTGCCACGCCATCGGCCAAGACGTTGAACCCGTTGGGCCGGATGAACTCGCCGTCGACGATCGTCGTGTTGCGGTCGAGGCCCCGGATCACCAGCGACGGCGTGGTGACGGTGACCTCTTCTCTGTAGATGCCGGGCGCGATGAGGATGAGATCCCCGGGAACCGCCGCATCCACGGCGGCCTGAATGCTCGCGTGTTGCTCCGGCACGCGGCGCACCGTTCCGCTGGCCTGTGCCACCGCCTGCAGCTGGCCCCGCTTGCCTCCCGTGTACTCCGCGTCTCCCACGACCACGGCACCGGCCATGCCGAACCCATCCTTGGTGCCGTGGTACGAGCAGTAGAATTCGTAGACGCCGGCCGCGGCGAGCGTCACGGCCAGCTTGCTGCCCGGCGCGACGGCGGAGGTATCGATCGCCGGCCACTTCGTGGCATCGATCGGCACGATGTTGTGCGGATTGCGCCCGGCGTTCGTGAACGCGACGCCGGCCCCCACCGGAATCCGCACGACTGGTGCGTTGTAGGCGTTGTCGAGCATCTTGACCTGCGTCGCGCCCTGGGTCACAGGATCCGAGCACGCGACGGCACTGAACACCAAGGGAGCAAGGAAGCGGCGCATGCGCGCGAATCTCGCGGATTCTCTTTGCCTTGTCCATCGCCTCGCCTGCGCGGCGCTGCTCGGGATTCCTGGACTCGCAGCGGCGCAGGAAGACTGGCAGGTCGTGCAGCAGTCGGCCCTGTGGGTGAACACCTTCGTCGACCACGCCGTCAGCGATCGGGCCGCCCTCTGGTTCGATGGGCACTGGCGGCGCATGGATCTCGGGGGGCCACCGCAGCAAGTCCTGCTCCGGCCCGGCGTGCAGGTCACGCTCTCGCCGCGCGTCCGGGCGGGCGGTGGTTATGCCTATATCGCCACCGCGCCCTACGGCGAGTCGCCCAACCCGCGGCCCGTGCGCGAGCACCGCCTCTGGCAGCAGGTCTCCGCGTCACACACGTTGCTCAACCTTTCGCTGTCGCACCGCCTCCGAGTGGAACAGCGGTGGAGCGCACCTGTTCTCGCCGACGACGACCTCGGCCCCCTTCGCTACCAGCAGCGCCTCCGCTACGCCGTGCGGGCGCAGCGGCCGGTTGGCGTGCGAACCTATGGCTTTGCGGCCAATGAGTTCTTCCTGCCCGTCGGCCACTCCGAAGGCGCGCAGCGCCGCCTGCAGAATCGCGCGCAACTCGGGCTTGGCCTGCCGCTCGATGACCGGCAACGCATCGAGTTCGGCTATCTGCACCAATGGAATCGCATCACGCCGCGCGAGACGCACGAGTTCAATCACACGCTTGTGCTCTCGTGGGTGTGGACGCAGCGGCCCTAGCGCGTCAGTGCACCTCGAGGTCGCGCGCCGACCGCGCGCGGCCGGCATAGCCCGCCTGCCGCAACTCGGCGAGTAGCCCCACATCATCCGTGCCCCAGTAGAGCTGGTGGTAAAGCAGCAACTGCGTCGGTCGCGCCCGCGTCGCGAGCAGCGCCAGCTCTTCCGTCGACGTGTGTGCGTTCCGGTGGTACCGCTGCCACTCAGGCGGCCGCGTGCGGAGCCGTTCGGCGGAGTACACCTCGTGCACGAGCAGGTCGCAGCCGTTACAGGCGGTCACCACCGCATCGCTCGCGCGCGTGTCGCCGGAGATGACGATGGACCGATCCGGGGCATCGAAGCGATAGCCGAACGCCACCTCCCAATCGCCATGCGGCACGGCGAACGCCGTCACGCGCAGGTTGCCATCATCCAACACGAGCCCCGGCGCGATCTCATGCACCGTGACCTTCCAACCCTCGGTGTTCGCCGGCTCCAGCCCATCGATGCGATTGCGGATGTCTGCCGCATACGCCGCCTGGAGGTGCTCGACCATCGCCTTCGTCCCCGGCGGTCCGTACACGACGAGCGGCACGTTGCGCTCCAGCGTCCACGCGCTCAGGATCACATCGGGCAGTCCCACGGTGTGATCTGAGTGCAGGTGCGTCAGAAACAGCGTGCGTAGCTGCGGCGGTTCTAGGGCCGAAAGTCCGTGGCGCGCGGCGGCAGCGCTCGCGCGACGCACGATACCTGGACCCGCATCGATCAGATACGAGCGCGTCCCTCGCACCACGGCCAGCGCGGGCCCGCTGCGTTCCGGATCGGCGTTCGGCGTGCCGGTGCCGAGGACGACGAGCTTGGTGTCTTGCGCGCCGATGGCAGAGACGCAGAGTCCGAGAAGGCCGAAGGCCCGAGCGACGATTCGCATGCAGCGAATGTCGCTCGGGCCTCCGGCGATGTCGAGCGCTCAGCGCGAGCCGAGTTCGCTGGTGGCGCCGCTGCCGTGGGCGATGAGACGCATGCGGAAGCCGTCCTCCTTGTCCTCGGCGTTCACCGTGTACTGCACCCAGCCACCCGGAACGGTTGGGCTCAGCCACCACTCTTGGCGCCCGCCCGTGCTGCCGAAGTGCACGCGCTTGGCGCTGAACGTCCCGGCAGGCGTCGTCACGTTCTCGGTGCCGACCGTCGCGCCGTCCACGCTCTCCTTCGTCGGGCGCGAGCGGAACATGCCCCAGGCCTGCAGCATCGTCATGTTCTCGGGCACCATCATCTCGTTGGGTTCCTTCTCGCCGGGCATGCGGCCACGCATGCGGACCAGTTCCTGCAGGCCGTCGCCGGCATCCTTGAAGAGGCCTTCGAGCACGATCGTATCGCCGCCCATCACCGACTTGTAGCGCCACCACTCCTTCCCTTCCTCGTCCTTGCTGAGGAAGGCGCGCTCGACGATCGCCTTGTCGTCATCGTCGTTGCCGCCGAGCTCCCAGCGCGTCCACTGGCCGGGCTGGTAGTCTTCGTCGAAGACGTTGGCGCCGGTGCCATACATCATGCCCCAGAGCTGGCCGATGTAGAGCCAGGTGTAGTCGGCCGTCCACTGCCCGGCGGCGGGGACGCCGCCGGTACCGCGCCCAAGGCCGCCGAGCGCGGCTTCGAGCGCCGCGGCATTCACGCCGTAGATGCTGCCGAAGCGTTCGCGACGCGCGTTCACGGCTTCGACCTCCGGTGCCGAGAGGCCCGCGCGGTCGCCGTAGGCGTAGATGCGCTCGAGCCGGATGCCGAGGCGCTGGAACTGCGGCACGGTGAAGTTGCCGGCCTGCGCCGCGGTGCGCGTGGCCTGCTCGCGCAGCGCGGTCTTCTCGCGTTCGATGTCCGATTCGTTATTGGCGCCGCAGCGCGCGCGGATGCCGGCGCGGGCGGCGAGTGCACCGAGGCGGCTACGCGTCGCGGAACCGGCGGCTTCGAACGCGATCTTGCACTCGCGGAAGCGGCGGATGCGCTGGTCGATCTCGCGGAGCTTGGGGTCGAGCGCGGCGATCTCCTCGCGCTCCTTGTCGTACGACGTCACGTAGCGATCGAGGACGTCGGTGGTGAGCGTGATCTCCTGCGCGACCGAAGCGGTGGCGGTCAGCAGCAAGGAAGCGACGACGACAGCGGTACGGCGGAACATGTGCGTCAGGTCCGTTGGGGTGGGGGTGCTAAGTTGCACCATGCGGCGTGCTGGCGACAGCACCCGGCGAATCCCCTACGGAGAGTTCCATGCGTCGTTTCGCGGTCCTTGCGGTTCTCCCGGTTCTCGCGCTGTTGGCGCCCAATCTCGCGGCCCAGGATCACCAGCACACGCCCGGGATGCAGCATCCGGCGGCGGGTCCGCAGCCCAAGGAGGGCGGTCAGGCGGCGTTCGCCGCCATCGCCGAAATCGTGAGGCTGCTCGACGCCGATCCGCGTACCGACTGGAGCAAGGTGAACGTCGAGGCGCTGCGGCAGCATCTCATCGACATGGATGAGGTGACGATGCGGGCAGACGTGCGCGCCGAGGAGGTCCAGGGCGGCGCGGCATTCATTGTCACGGGCAGCGGGCGCACATTGGAGGCCATCCGCCGCATGACGCGCTCGCGCGCGGCGACCGGCACGGCGGACGGCTCGGTGCGAATGAGCGTGAGCGACGTGGACGGCGGTGTGCGCTTCGTCGCGCTAGCCGGCAACCCGACGGATGCGCGCGCGGTCGCGCGCATCCGTGGGCTGGGGTTCATCGGGGTCGTGGCGCTCGGCGACCACCACGCGCCGCATCACCTGGGCATCGCCAACGGCACGATGACCGGGATGCACGGGCACTAGCTCAACGCACCAACGGCTTGTACTTGAGCCGATGCGGCTGGTCCGCATCCGGCCCCTTCCGACGCTTGAGATCCTCGATGTAGCTCTGGTAGTTGCCCTCGTACCACACCACTTCCGAGTCGCCCTCGAAGGCGAGGATGTGCGTGGCCACGCGGTCGAGGAACCAGCGGTCGTGCGAGATGATCACCGCGCAGCCGGAGAAATCGAGCAGCGCTTCCTCCAGCGCACGCAGCGTATCGACGTCGAGGTCGTTGGTGGGTTCGTCGAGCAGGAGCAGGTTGCCGCCCTGCATCACCGTCTTGGCGAGGTGCAGGCGATTCCGCTCGCCGCCCGAGAGGTTCGCGACGAGCTTCTGCTGGTCGGCGCCCTTGAAGTTGAAGCTCGACGCATAGGCGCGGCTGTTGAGCTCCTTCTTGCCGACCGTGATCAACTCGCGGCCGCCGGAGATCTCTTCCCACAGCGTGCGCTTGCCTTCCAACGTGCGGTGCTGGTCCTGGTACGAGATCACCACCGTCTCGCCGATCGTGAGCTCGCCGCCGTCGGGCTTCTCGAGGCCGTTGATCATGCGGAACAGCGTCGTCTTGCCGGCACCGTTGGGGCCGATGATGCCGACGATGCCCGCGCGCGGCAAGTCGAAGTTCAGGTTGTCGAACAGCAGCTTGTCGCCGAAGGCCTTCTTGAGGCCCTTGGCGCGCACCACGTCGTTGCCGAGGCGCGGTGCCGGTGGAATCACGATCTCGTTCTGCATCACGCGATCGTTCTGCGCCTCGCTGGCCAGCTGCTCATAGGCCTGCAAACGCGCCTTGCTCTTGGCCTGCCGTGCCTTCGGCGACATGCGCACCCACTCGAGCTCCTTCTGCAGCGTCTTCTGCCGCGCGCTGGCCTGCTTCTCCTCCAGCGCCAGCCGCTGCTGCTTCTGCTCAAGCCAGCCGGAATAGTTGCCCTCGTAGGGCACGCCCTTGCCGCGGTCGAGCTCGAGGATCCACTTCGCGACGTTATCCAGGAAGTAGCGATCGTGCGTGATCGCCACGACCGTGCCCGGGAACGTCTCGAGGAAGTGCTCCAGCCACGCCACGCTCTCCGCATCGAGGTGGTTCGTCGGCTCGTCCAGCAGCAGCATATCGGGCTCTTCGAGCAGCACCTTGCAGAGGGCCACGCGACGCTTCTCGCCGCCCGAGAGGTTCGTCACGGGCGAATCGGACGGCGGCAGGCGCAGCGCGTCCATGGCCACGTCGATCTTGTTGTCGAGATTCCAGAGGTCGTGCTGGTCGATGTACTCCTGCAGCTTCGCCTGCCGGTCCATCAACTTGTCGAAGTCCGCATCGGGCTCGGCAAACTTCGCGGAGATCTCATTGAACTCGTTCAGCGCGTCGCGCTGCGCCTTCACGGCGAGCTCCACGTTGCCGCGCACGTCGAGCTTGGGGTCCAGCTCAGGCTCCTGCGGCAGGTACCCGATGCGCGTGCCCTTGTGCGCCCAGGCTTCGCCTTGGAATTCCGTGTCGACCCCGGCCATGATGCGCAGCAGCGAGGACTTACCCGCGCCGTTGGGGCCGAGGACGCCGATCTTGGCGCCGGGATAGAACGAAAGCCAGATATCGTCGAGGATGATGCGCGAAGGCGGGATCACCTTCTTCAGCGCCTTCATCACATAGATGAACTGCGGGGCCACGCGGAGCGTCTCCTGATCGGGAAAAACCAAACGGCTGGATGCGCACCCGCGCATCCAGCCGTGAAAGATAGTGCCCTCCCGCGGGTCGCCGAGGGCGGCGACCCGTGCCCCCGTCAGACCACGCGTGCCAGGAGAACGATGGCCGCGAGCCCAACCGCGAGCGGCATCCAGGCCGCTTCGAGGGTGCTGGTCAACGCGTCATAGATTCCACGGATGCGGCTGAACACGGGTCGGCTCCTGAGAAGGGACGTGACGACGTACATGGCAAAGACGCGCAGGGGGCGCCTTTGGTTTCCTTGTGCTACCCCACTGCTCGCCCTCTCGGTCACGCTCGGGCTGCCCGCCGGCGCCCAGGCGCGCCAAGACAGTGCAGCGTACCGCTTCCAACCGACGTTGGCTGTGTCCGAGGTCACATCCGCGACGCCGGGCGCGACGGTGGCCCTGGTCGCCGGTGTGCACGGCGGCAAGGTGGCCGCCATCCACGCGCTCGACGTGCTGCGCGGGGAGCTGACCGGCCGCCTCCTCCGCGGCCGCGTGCTGCTGGTCGGCCCGGCGAACATGGCGGGGTACCTCGCGGGCCTCGCGCAGATCTCCCCGCACGACTCGCTGAACCTGAATCGCGTGTTCCCCGGCCGTGCCGACGGCCGCCCGACGGAGGCGCTGGCCGCGAAGATCATGCGCGATATAGTATCGCGAAGCGACTATCTCGTGGACCTGCACGGATCGGACGGCGACGAGGCGGTCGGACGCTTCGCCTATGCGGCGCGGCCAGGCGTGGATCCACGGGTCGACAGCGCGGCCAAGGCGTTGGCCGAGGCCTGGGGCACGCCAGTCATCGTCTGGGACGACGCCGGCCCGCGGACCTTGGCCGAAGCCCGGTTCCTGCAGACCGCGGCACACCTGAGCGGCGTACCGGCCATCACCGTGTTCGAGGCGGGCGCCACGCGCGAAGACAGCGCCGCCACGGCGGCTTTCGTGCGCGGTTCCCTCGCCACCCTCCGCAGCCTCGGCGTCCTCGGCGCCGACAGCGGCGTGGGGGCCGTGGTCGGCCCGCCGGCCCCCGCCACCGCCGCGCCCTCCCGGCTCTTCGCCCGGCGTGCCGTCAGCATCGCGCCCGCGGCCGGGCGCTGGGAACCGGCCGTCGCGCCGGGGGCCGGCGTCGCCGCCGACGAACTCTTGGGCCAGTTCACGAGTTCTACTGGCGAGCGTCAGCCGATCCGTGCCGCCGAGGCCGGGTTAGTGTTACATCAGCGGAAGGCGGGCGACGTGACAGCCGGCACCGCGCTCATCATTGCTGCCGTCGCACCACATCCCGTCCCGCCACCTCGTCCTTGATGGACTTCACCGGCCTCTCCGCCCAGCTGTCCTCGAGCCCGCTCACTGCGGTCGGGCTCGTGTTCCTGGCCGGCGTGTTGACGAGCCTGAATCCCTGCATCTATCCGATGATCCCGATCACGGCGGCGATCGTCGGGGGGCAGACATTGGGCGAGACGAAGCCGCCGCGCTTCCGCACGCTGCTGCTGACGATGGCGTATGTGGTCGGGCTCGCGGCGGTGTACTCCACGCTCGGCATCATCGCGGGCGTGACCGGCACGATGTTCGGCACGATCAGCACGAACCCGTGGCTGTACTTCGCCATGGCCAACGTGCTGATCCTCTCGGCCTTGATGATGTTCGACGTGCTGCCCGTGCCGATTCCCGCATCGCTGCAGGCGCGAGCGGCGACGGCGGGCACGGCGGGCCGCGTGGGAGGCGCGCTCATCATGGGCGCCATGTCGGGCTTGGTGGCGGCACCCTGCGGCGCGCCGGTGATGGCGGCCATTCTCACCTGGGTCGGCAGCCAAGGGAGCCCGGCGCTCGGTTTCGTGTATCTCTTGGTGTTCTCGCTCGGGATGTGCACGCTGCTCGTGGTCGTGGGTCTCTCGAGCGGTGCGCTGGCGCGCCTCCCGCGCGCGGGCAACTGGATGAATTGGATCAAGAAGGGGTTCGGCGTCGTGATGATCGCGGTGGCCGAGTACTATCTCATCGAAATGGGGAAATTGGTGTTCTGATGCGTACGCTCTCGATGTTCCGTCGCGCCCTCGGCGCGCTTCTGCTGCTTGGCGCGTCGTCCGTCGCCGCGCAGGACACCGGCCTTCCGATCGGCACGGTCGGCCCGGCCGCCGCGCTGGAGACGCTGGACGGCACCGCCGCCAACCTCAGCAGCGTGGTCGGCGGCGGCAAGCCGACGCTGATCGAGTTCTGGGCCACGTGGTGCCCGAACTGCCGCCAGCTCGAACCGGCGCTCGATGCCGCGCAGCGGCGCTACGGCAACCAAGTGCGCTTCGTCGGCGTCGCGGTCAGCGTGAACCAGTCGTCGGAGCGCGTGAAGCGCTACGTGACCGAGCATCTGCGCGGCTTCACGCATTTCTACGACCGGCGCGGCCAGGCGGTGACCAACTACGACGTGCCGGCGACGAGCTACGTGGTCATCCTCGACAAGGACGGCAAGGTCGTCTACGGCGGCGTGGGCGGCGATCAGGACATCGCGCGGGCGCTGGCATCGGTGGTTCGGTAAGCCGTCGAACTACCTTGCCACAGAGGCACAGAGGCACAGAGTTCTTCACAGAGAACAGCACCGTAAGAACAGGGGGTCCGCACCGAGCCATCGGCGCGGCCCCCTGAAGCTTTTCAGTCGCGTTTCCTGTCTCCGCGATGAGGAGTAGTTGCCGTTCTCCGTGCAACCTCTGTGTCTCCGTGCCTCTGTGGCAGCCGTTGCCCGTGCCGTCAGCCGCGCAGGAGCAGCTGGAACAGTAGCGTCGGCGGCTGCGGCTCCCGCGTGTGATACACCTTGAGCGTGCGCACCGTGAATGGCTCGTCGATCCGCACGGCCATCATCTTGCGCAACTTCTCCTGCGTCAGCTCGGGATACAGGTTCAGCGTGCAGTGCGGCGTGAACGGCCAGCGCGCCGGTTGGAACGGCAACCCGCACTGCTTGATGGCCTCGTGCAGCGCCCGCAGCGGGCCGTGCGGATCGAGGCGCAGCGACACGATGTTGCGCCCGATGAAGCGCTCCGGCGGCCCGAAGCTCAGCGTGATCGGCGCGGTGCGCGCGGCCACCGGCTCGAGCTTCTCGCGCATCAGCGCCACCGGCGTATCCGGCGGCAACGGCCCGGCTCCTGAGGATCCTGTGAGCGTGATGTGCGGCGGCAACGCCCGCGCCATCTTCGGGTCGAATTCCATTTGCAGCGCGTGCACGCGCTCGGCGAGCGCGCCTTCCAGCTCCGTCGTGATGAAGATCCCGTTCACCGGAAGCTGGCCGAGAACCCCACGCCGACGCCGCCCTGCCGCGACGAGAGCACGGGCTTGAGAAAGAACCCGTCGATGGGATCCGCCGCGCGCGTCGCATGCCAGCGATGGATTGCCGCGGCCGTCACGCTGCCGATGCCGGCCCCCGTGACGACGTCGCTGAGCCAGTGCCGGTCGTCGTGCATGCGGCCGTACGCGGTCGCCACGGCGCCGCTGTAGACCAAGATGCCGACGAGGCGCGCGTGCTGCGGGGCGCGACGCCTCACTTCGAGGTGCACAGCCGTGGCGAACGCGAACGCCGCCGTCGCGTGCCCCGACGGTACGGACTGATAGTCCCCACCCTCCCGCATGCCGCGCAGCCATGCGAAGCTCGCCGGGTCGTCCGGCGAGATCTCCGGACGCTTGCGGCCCGCGAGGCCCTTGATCGTGGCCGTCACGAGGCCGCTCACGCCGATGGCCTCGAGCCCGCGGAAACCGCTCGCCGCGATCACGGGACGCTTTGCCAGCAACCCGCCGCCGTAGAGCGCGGCGCTCAATGCCATCACGCCCGGCGAGCCATAGGGATTCCCGAAGCCGGCGATGCCGTCGAGCACAGCGGACCCCTGCGGTCCGCTGCCGCGCACCGCGTCGCGCGCCGATTGGTCGGCGAAGTACGCCAGCCCGCCCGCGGCGAACGCCACCGCAAAGCCACGGAGCTCCGGCGCCCCGAACGCCGGTGAAGGGCGCGGCGCGGAATCCGCAGGAGCGGCTTGGGCACCGAGGGCAGCGGCACTCAGCGGCCAGACGAGGGCGAGCAGGAGGCGGAGGCGATTCACGTTGCCTAGTTTAGCTATGTGCCATCCCCGTACACCATCCGTCCGTTCGCATCGCACACCGACCGCGCCCAGTGCGTGGCGTTGCAGGAACTCACCTGGGGCCAGGGCTTCACCGAGAAGATTCCCGCCGCCATGCTGCTCGTCGCGCAGAAGACGGGCGGCGTCTGCGCCGGCGCCTTCGACGCCGACGGACGCATGCTCGGCTTCGTGTTCGGCGTCACCGGTGTGCAGGACGGGGAGCTCATGCATTGGTCCGACATGCTGGCGGTGCATCCCGACGCCCGCGGCCAGCACCTCGGCGAGCAGCTTAAGGCCTTCCAGCGCGACCACTGCCGCGCGCTGGGCATCAAGCACATCTATTGGACGTATGATCCGCTCGTCGCACGCAACGCGCACCTGAACCTCGCGCGCATGGGCGCACGCGTGCGCGAGTTCGTGCCGGCCATGTATGGCGAAGGCACGAACTCGCCGCTGCAGGGCGACATGCCGACCGACCGTTTCGTGGTGGCTTGGGCAGTGGATCCCGTCGATGCGGCGGCGCCGCTCCATGGCCTGCCTGCGGAGGCCGTGCAAGCCGTCGATGCCGCCGGCAATCCCGCCGCCGCGTGGCCGGACGCAACGCACGTCGTCGTGCGCGCCCCGCGCGACATCACCGCACTCGCCGCCACCGATCTCGACGCCGCGCGGCGTTGGCGCTTCGGCACGCGCGCTGCCTTTCAGCACTACCTCGGCCACGGCTATCACGTGGCCGGCTTCGTCGCCGATGATGACGGCGGCAGTTACCTGATTTCCCGGACGGCCCCGTGATCCGACTCGACCGCATCGTCCTCCGCGAAATCCGGCTGCCGCTGCGCGAGCCGTTCCGCATCTCGTCCGGCGAGATGCGCGAGCGTCGGATCTTGCTGCTCGAACTCTTTGACGCTGCCGGTGCACATGCATGGGCCGAATGCGTCGTGGATGACGCGCCCAACTACTCGTCGGAAACCATCGACACCGCGTGGCCGACGATCGTGCGCTGGCTCGCGCCGCGGCTCCTCGGCGCATCGGTCGCGCACACCGACGTGCACGCGCTGCTCGAGCGCGACGTGCGTGGGCACAACATGGCCAAGGCCGCCCTCGAGATGGGCTGTTGGAATCTCGCGGCGCTGGAGGCCGGCCTGCCACTCGCGCGCCTCCTCGGCGGCACGCGCACGGAGATCGCCACCGGCATTTCGCTCGGCATCCAGCGCGACATCCACACGCTCGTGGCCAAGGCGACCGAATCGCTGGCTGCGGGGTACCAGAAGGTGAAGATCAAGATTGCGCCCGGCCGCGACGTCGAGTGGGTGGCCGCGGTGCGCCACGCCGTCGGTGACGATGCGCATCTCATGGCCGACGCCAACAACGCCTACACGCTCGCCGATGCCGACCGGCTCGCGCAGCTGGATGCGCTGCACCTGATGATGATCGAACAACCGCTGGCCCACGACGACCTCGTGCGGCATGCGGAGCTGCAGCGCCGGCTCCGCACGCCGCTCTGCCTCGACGAATCCATCACCTCGCTCGAGCGTGCGCAGGACATGCACACGCTGCGGGCGGGGCGCATCGTGAACATCAAGCCGGGCCGCGTCGGCGGCTTCGCGCAGAGCGTCGCCATCCATGATTTCTGCGAGGAACACGGCATCCCCGTGTGGTGCGGCGGCATGCTCGAGAGCGGCATCGGCCGCGCGTACAACGTTGCGCTGGCCTCACTGCCCAACTTCACCCTGCCGGGCGATCTCTCACCCAGCGCTCGCTACTGGACGCAGGACGTCGTCACACCCGAATGGACCATGGACGCCCACGGAATGGTGCGTGTCCCGCTTGACGCCCCGGGACTCGGTGTCGCCGTGGACGACGCCCGCATCCGCGCACTGACC is a window from the Pseudogemmatithrix spongiicola genome containing:
- a CDS encoding phosphatase PAP2 family protein, whose amino-acid sequence is MNRLRLLLALVWPLSAAALGAQAAPADSAPRPSPAFGAPELRGFAVAFAAGGLAYFADQSARDAVRGSGPQGSAVLDGIAGFGNPYGSPGVMALSAALYGGGLLAKRPVIAASGFRGLEAIGVSGLVTATIKGLAGRKRPEISPDDPASFAWLRGMREGGDYQSVPSGHATAAFAFATAVHLEVRRRAPQHARLVGILVYSGAVATAYGRMHDDRHWLSDVVTGAGIGSVTAAAIHRWHATRAADPIDGFFLKPVLSSRQGGVGVGFSASFR
- the menC gene encoding o-succinylbenzoate synthase; the encoded protein is MIRLDRIVLREIRLPLREPFRISSGEMRERRILLLELFDAAGAHAWAECVVDDAPNYSSETIDTAWPTIVRWLAPRLLGASVAHTDVHALLERDVRGHNMAKAALEMGCWNLAALEAGLPLARLLGGTRTEIATGISLGIQRDIHTLVAKATESLAAGYQKVKIKIAPGRDVEWVAAVRHAVGDDAHLMADANNAYTLADADRLAQLDALHLMMIEQPLAHDDLVRHAELQRRLRTPLCLDESITSLERAQDMHTLRAGRIVNIKPGRVGGFAQSVAIHDFCEEHGIPVWCGGMLESGIGRAYNVALASLPNFTLPGDLSPSARYWTQDVVTPEWTMDAHGMVRVPLDAPGLGVAVDDARIRALTVRTEELRA
- a CDS encoding GNAT family N-acetyltransferase is translated as MPSPYTIRPFASHTDRAQCVALQELTWGQGFTEKIPAAMLLVAQKTGGVCAGAFDADGRMLGFVFGVTGVQDGELMHWSDMLAVHPDARGQHLGEQLKAFQRDHCRALGIKHIYWTYDPLVARNAHLNLARMGARVREFVPAMYGEGTNSPLQGDMPTDRFVVAWAVDPVDAAAPLHGLPAEAVQAVDAAGNPAAAWPDATHVVVRAPRDITALAATDLDAARRWRFGTRAAFQHYLGHGYHVAGFVADDDGGSYLISRTAP